DNA from Canis lupus dingo isolate Sandy chromosome 27, ASM325472v2, whole genome shotgun sequence:
TTCCAGGCATTCCTCCAGGAAAATTACTAGGCATTCCCCCTGGAAAGCCACCTGGGAAAGAGCCATACTGAGCTCCTGATTGTCGtctggcttcttcctccctctgggcTCTTTCATGTTCTTCCCGAGCCTTCTTAaccctttctattctttctctgaTCTCTTGCTCTTCACATTTTCGTTCATACTTCCTCCGATGTTCAGCAATTTTCTGGGCCCTGGGTTGAACTTCTTTCAGCATTGCACTAGCATCTTCATCATAATCCAGTTTACAAGCAAGGGCAAGATCATGTGCTGCTTCTTCCCAATGACCCAGAAGTCTGTGTGCTTTCCCTCGCCACTTGTAAGGCTGCGCTGAATCAGGATTTATTTCGATAGCTCTGTCACAGTCTCGAATGGCAGCATTTGGCTTCTGTAATTTGATGAAGACACTGGCTCTTTTGGCATACAAAATGGCTAAGCGAGGATTTAGTTTGATGGCATCTGTGAACAAGTCAATGGCTTTCTGTAGTTCACCATCATTTAGGGCATCAATGGCAGCCACTTTTTTATCATTTGCCTGATCCATCATTTCCTCGGTTATCTCTACATTTTCATCTCCCATTTCTTGAGGGGCATCAGTATCTGGTTCAATTACACCTTCATTGTCAATTTCTAGATCACTTTCCTCACTTGATGGTTCGTCTGTCTTTATGTTTTC
Protein-coding regions in this window:
- the LOC112678256 gene encoding hsc70-interacting protein-like gives rise to the protein MDPRKVSELRAFVKMCKQDPSVLHTEEMRFLREWVESMGGKIPPATHKTKSEDNVKEEKTDSKKAEENIKTDEPSSEESDLEIDNEGVIEPDTDAPQEMGDENVEITEEMMDQANDKKVAAIDALNDGELQKAIDLFTDAIKLNPRLAILYAKRASVFIKLQKPNAAIRDCDRAIEINPDSAQPYKWRGKAHRLLGHWEEAAHDLALACKLDYDEDASAMLKEVQPRAQKIAEHRRKYERKCEEQEIRERIERVKKAREEHERAQREEEARRQSGAQYGSFPGGFPGGMPSNFPGGMPGMAGGMPGMAGMPGLNEILSDPEVLAAMQDPEVMVAFQDVAQNPANMSKYQSNPKVMKLISKLSAKFGGQV